One Babesia bovis T2Bo chromosome 4 map unlocalized Chr4_1, whole genome shotgun sequence genomic window carries:
- a CDS encoding adenosine kinase family protein, with amino-acid sequence MADVIMHHGNASMLISAHPLMEMYARVDDSVVERFSVPKGESNIVSREVFNELERIVEVDRTSPAGSSCNTALAYAYLGGIVTLFGIVGDDKAGRIYREEISSQGVQLKTTVRKGHPTSKLYTLITPDHERTMYLSMGASHTLTVNDIKPSLMDKHDYYAVNGFLFANPDQVIFTNMMVGESLRRGKGIITLIANPFCVRVNGHFLKPIIDRSEYVSGNIEEYSNLYNMHDKSELRKYLASRTAGETPINKAIILTMGREGAIIFHHGEEFSVPAAECNVVDTTGAGDFFAGSVLYGMLNGYTLKAAGELARAVVGDLISHIGCTLSPEVRAKVDAIKMGA; translated from the coding sequence ATGGCAGACGTCATTATGCATCACGGAAATGCTTCGATGCTCATTTCTGCTCATCCCTTGATGGAGATGTACGCACGTGTTGACGATTCCGTTGTGGAGCGTTTCTCTGTGCCCAAGGGTGAATCCAACATTGTTAGCCGAGAAGTATTTAATGAGTTAGAAAGGATTGTGGAGGTAGATAGAACGAGTCCTGCTGGTTCGTCGTGTAATACTGCGCTAGCTTATGCATATCTTGGTGGTATTGTTACTTTATTTGGTATCGTGGGTGATGACAAGGCTGGTAGAATTTACAGAGAGGAAATAAGTTCTCAGGGAGTTCAGTTGAAGACAACAGTAAGAAAAGGACATCCCACCAGTAAGTTATACACTTTGATTACTCCTGACCATGAACGTACTATGTACCTATCTATGGGTGCTTCCCACACGCTCACTGTAAACGATATTAAGCCTAGTCTTATGGACAAGCACGACTACTACGCTGTCAATGGCTTCCTATTTGCTAATCCTGACCAAGTTATCTTTACGAACATGATGGTTGGAGAGTCCCTTCGTCGTGGAAAGGGTATTATCACCCTCATTGCTAATCCTTTCTGTGTTCGTGTCAACGGTCACTTCTTGAAGCCAATTATTGACAGATCTGAATACGTTTCTGGTAACATAGAAGAGTACTCTaacttgtacaacatgCACGACAAATCTGAGTTGCGCAAGTACCTTGCTTCTCGTACCGCTGGTGAAACCCCTATTAACAAGGCTATCATTTTGACCATGGGACGAGAGGGTGCTATCATCTTCCACCACGGTGAAGAATTTTCAGTTCCCGCTGCCGAATGCAATGTTGTTGACACCACCGGTGCTGGTGACTTCTTCGCTGGTTCCGTGCTCTACGGTATGCTCAACGGCTACACTTTGAAAGCCGCCGGAGAGTTGGCTCGTGCTGTTGTCGGTGATCTCATCTCTCATATCGGTTGCACTTTGAGCCCAGAAGTTCGCGCCAAGGTTGACGCTATCAAGATGGGAGCTTAA
- a CDS encoding molybdenum cofactor synthesis protein 3 / molybdopterin synthase sulfurylase family protein — MTHTVGEDGSTVEYCIKRASSINSSATPVNGCFTGSVRNTKQSYSNDLLATRVPWAVRSYPDNKSSRTCNANDIPFCTALSIDEAERLGAQYIALQKCDAEKNAAHIVDAVSTCAVLVIGAGGLGSPLLLYLAAGGIGIIGVMDGDVVEVSNLHRQIIHDEESRGMNKALSATNRMLKINSKGKYIAYQRFFGVSEADEILPLYDIIVDATDNPQSRYLINDACVKYNKTLVIASSIGTQGQLMVFNRSKNVEVTPCYKCICPIENPLITSVRGACSFAGVLGTIPGIFGCLQANEVIKLAAGIDNAVLSPGYMLLYDTINVTRPFRCIQVKKSSSCKACGDNAVIKLELLPSQCSVMNTIEDDVAISNQSFLNIYMASVTNCGPRLVKVCFGNKGPILNQNGEEYVISLVDVRPKEHYSMCHLTGAKSWPINDMMDDLFFDDAQRYIGKTKDFENILYKKCFGNEKKQRALIFFICFLGNSSRTATELVRRVIENCTSNTLIKCYSVAGGCRGIRTISGISMPLS; from the exons ATGACTCACACTGTTGGTGAAGATGGATCCACGGTTGAATATTGCATCAAACGAGCAAGTAGTATCAATAGTAGTGCTACTCCTGTAAACGGCTGTTTCACAGGTTCTGTTAGAAATACAAAACAATCATATAGCAACGACCTACTGGCTACGCGTGTTCCATGGGCTGTAAGGAGCTATCCCGACAATAAATCTTCAAGGACGTGTAATGCTAATGATATTCCCTTCTGCACCGCTCTTAGTATAGATGAAGCTGAACGACTAGGTGCTCAATATATAGCTCTGCAAAAGTGTGACGCAGAAAAGAACGCTGCACATATTGTTGATGCTGTTAGTACATGTGCCGTGCTTGTCATTGGTGCAGGGGGTCTGGGCTCACCATTGCTGTTATATCTTGCAGCGGGTGGAATCG GTATCATCGGTGTTATGGACGGCGACGTCGTAGAAGTTTCTAATCTCCATAG ACAAATAATACATGATGAGGAGAGTCGAGGGATGAACAAAGCTCTGTCTGCTACAAATCGCATGTTAAAAATCAATTCTAAA GGCAAATACATCGCATATCAGCGTTTTTTCGGTGTATCGGAAGCTGATGAAATACTTCctttatatgatataatagTGGATGCCACAGACAACCCCCAAAGCAGATATCTAATCAATGATGCTTGTGTGAAGTATAATAAGACCTTAGTAATCGCTAGCTCTATAGGGACACAAGGGCAACTAATGGTGTTTAACCGTTCTAAGAATGTGGAAGTTACTCCGTGTTATAAGTGCATCTGTCCAATAGAAAATCCTTTAATCACATCGGTCAGGGGAGCATGTAGCTTTGCCGGTGTTCTAGGCACCATACCTGGTATATTTGGATGTCTCCAA GCCAACGAAGTTATTAAACTTGCTGCCGGTATTGATAATGCGGTATTATCACCTGGTTACATGTTACTTTACGATACTATCAATGTAACTAGACCGTTTAGGTGCATCCAAGTAAAGAAGAGCTCATCATGTAAAG CTTGTGGTGATAATGCAGTAATAAAACTTGAG TTATTGCCATCTCAATGTTCTGTTATGAATACCATAGAGGACGATGTTGCAATCAGTAACCAATCATTCTTGAACATTTACATGGCCAGCGTCACTAATTGTGGTCCTAGGTTGGTAAAGGTATGCTTTGGCAACAAAGGTCCTATATTGAATCAAAATGGTGAAGAGTACGTCATATCGTTGGTAGATGTTAGGCCTAAGGAGCATTATAGTATGTGCCACTTAACTGGAGCAAAGAGCTGGCCCATTAATGACATGATGGACGATTTGTTTTTCGACGATGCCCAAAGGTACATTGGAAAGACTAAGGATTTCGAGAACATTTTATACAAGAAATGCTTTGGTAACGAAAAGAAGCAGCGTGCATTAATCTTTTTTATATGCTTTTTGGGGAATTCATCACGCACTGCAACAGAGTTAGTTCGAAGGGTGATTGAGAATTGTACTTCAAATACATTAATCAAATGCTATTCAGTCGCTGGAGGGTGTCGAGGTATTCGCACAATAAGTGGTATATCAATGCCTCTATCGTAG
- a CDS encoding putative integral membrane protein, whose amino-acid sequence MVTLLRRCLFVWSDFRIKWARRRYLWRASFYYNSVSCILVVGLILTFILHYLISKYSFFVNYSCSARSTKNIVSVILVEMVIIGTLLLITILLGRLCNLFSNYSIDECSSSRRLFKTLGFTLKWLPSIAGVLMFSLTMLQLCCLIWTIVSPRHWCGNRFNESAVNAVKNCRIIHYNYAGCKLNFQITTKKEIRECNNPGYLTKKRLILLALSDDDESCTVEDIAVCKALSLVFDGKDVNWHSGQLLGCLGRLPKNDEPLFDTLNPSDLYRYLMLFHITGTVCSSLIIVFFYIVKFITEYDAMIYQARNSNDNICIKLMRPITMWS is encoded by the exons ATGGTTACACTACTAAGACGCTGTTTGTTTGTATGGTCAGATTTTAGAATAAAATGGGCTCGTCGAAGATATCTCTGGCGAGCCAGTTTCTACTACAACAGTGTCAGTTGTATTCTCGTTGTCG GGCTCATACTCACCTTCATTCTACATTATCTCATTTCTAAATACAGTTTCTTTGTAAATTACAGCTGCTCCGCAAGGAGTACGAAGAACATTGTGTCTGTAATACTTGTGGAAATGGTAATAATTG GTACCTTGCTGCTAATTACTATTCTACTTGGGCGACTCTGTAACCTATTTTCAAATTATTCCATAGATGAGTGCAGTTCATCTAGAAGACTTTTTAAAACATTGGGGTTTACCCTTAAATGGTTACCGTCTATCGCAGGTGTCCTCATGTTTTCTTTAACGATGCTTCAATTGTGTTGCTTGATATGGACAATCGTTAGTCCGAGGCATTGGTGTGGGAACCGTTTTAACGAATCAGCTGTTAATGCTGTTAAGAATTGTAGAATAATACACTACAATTATGCTGGATGTAAACTAAACTTCCAAATTACAACTAAAAAGGAGATTAGAGAATGCAATAATCCGGGATATCTAACAAAGAAACGCCTGATATTACTTGCGTTATCCGATGATGACGAATCTTGTACTGTGGAGGACATCGCAGTATGCAAAGCACTTTCACTAGTGTTTGATGGCAAAG ACGTAAATTGGCATTCGGGTCAGCTACTTGGGTGTCTTGGGCGTCTTCCCAAGAATGATGAACCACTGTTTGATACCTTGAATCCAAGTGATTTGTATAGATATTTAATGTTATTTCACATAACTGGGACTGTATGTAGCTCATTGATCATTGTTTTCTTTTATATCGTTAAATTTATCACGGAGTACGACGCCATGATATACCAAGCTAGGAACTCTAATGATAATATTTGCATCAAACTCATGCGCCCTATTACTATGTGGTCATAG
- a CDS encoding Ubiquitin-like pmt3/smt3 family protein produces the protein MATTSETPNSEHIQIKVRSPDGSEVYFKIKKKAKLEKLMSTYCVRLGQSPDAVRFLFDGDRIKGDSTPEELGIEHGDIIDAMVQQTGGAS, from the exons ATGGCAACTACTTCTGAAACACCGAATTCAGAGCATATACAAATAAAAGTACGGTCACCG GATGGATCTGAGGTATATTTCAAGATTAAGAAAAAGGCAAAATTGGAAAAATTGATGTCAACCTACTGCGTTAGACTAGGACAATCGCCTGATGCTG TCAGATTCCTATTCGACGGTGATAGGATTAAAGGTGATTCTACTCCGGAGGAGCTTGGTATTGAACATGGAGATATCATAGATGCCATGGTACAACAAACTGGAGGTGCATCCTAG
- a CDS encoding RAP domain family protein, giving the protein MWHGCGHNGLMRLIKPILSVRVVTFLIRSRIRYYSTGNTLNHVTGAYLENIYDYNAKSYLRLLTKGVFDNDHDIKVLLCDFQRYLTAFNPEELIQLLELLVTRDIRENDQGIDIILILLAEMNRRLLAENDRLFSLKQIYRLSRLLKTTKFNRSTCLLSPEDRVNVRVLHDDVAFGFSINAKNTNTSSLESVNETQSSSIDTHSKNLESNISRTELKDHTLGSIRPDVPFNEAYDKHKIDIMRRGTSPRHDDGSVSNELGQYKSPKEDNYHSSSSSSVIYQPEALGSISDYRSCVVVPVCEINTGITNTYKACQNCVTRYGQLLDLHGYDQMALFIVLLGRSIIKQISHIKRRHENAVIPYLLLSSHYKTAINSHIIGSILSQQQVALARTKSLRNIGIVLDVIRKCKVRASRLRSALVSRLANQRHFNELCSREGNKTTLILSFSHIIMGTVKLNKAPKSTETMPVFYNILKYLLEHPELHDEDHIDPDVLQGSLNNVRLLVTYIGYDHLKQWFRSTEISAIESLLAKARLDYCKDFRTSDLHKQVADVLSTLGIECDQEVTIGSHICDLVLKKRRIVIEIDGPYHFNTTLNSSLNSILNRHVDDYRLTYTYNSRIKMYMLRQGGYKVIHIPYFMWPSGKQEQMVYAKRCISRLNPTCVS; this is encoded by the exons ATGTGGCATGGGTGTGGCCATAATGGCTTGATGCGGTTAATCAAACCGATATTATCTGTGAGAGTAGTCACCTTCTTGATAAGGTCAAGGATTCGTTACTACAGTACGGGTAATACATTAAACCATGTTACCGGTGCTTATCTAgagaatatatatgattacAATGCTAAATCGTATCTACGGCTACTTACGAAGGGTGTATTTGATAATGATCATGATATAAAGGTACTTTTATGTGACTTCCAAAGATACCTTACGGCATTTAACCCTGAGGAGCTGATACAGCTTTTAGAATTGTTGGTTACACGTGACATACGGGAGAATGATCAAGGTATCGACATTATACTGATACTACTTGCTGAAATGAATCGCCGTCTTCTTGCAGAGAATGACCGACTTTTTTCTttgaaacaaatatatcgGCTATCTAGGTTGTTAAAAACTACAAAGTTCAATAGGTCAACATGTTTGTTAAGTCCTGAAGATCGGGTAAATGTAAGGGTGCTACATGATGACGTTGCATTTGGTTTCAGTATTAACGCCAAAAATACAAATACGTCTTCTCTTGAATCGGTCAACGAAACGCAATCAAGCAGTATAGATACTCATTCTAAAAACTTGGAATCGAATATATCTAGAACAGAATTAAAAGATCATACACTGGGATCCATAAGGCCTGACGTCCCCTTTAATGAAGCGTATGATAAACACAAAATCGACATCATGCGTCGTGGGACATCGCCACGGCATGATGATGGCTCTGTATCCAACGAATTGGGCCAGTATAAGTCACCCAAAGAGGACAACTACCATTCTTCTAGCAGTTCCAGTGTTATTTACCAGCCCGAGGCCTTAGGTAGCATTTCTGATTACCGTTCCTGTGTTGTAGTTCCTGTATGTGAAATTAATACAGGCATAACTAATACCTATAAGGCATGCCAAAATTGTGTTACCAGATATGGTCAATTACTAGATTTACATGGGTACGACCAGATGGCGCTGTTTATAGTTCTGCTTGGGAGGTCTATCATTAAACAGATATCGCACATCAAGAGAAGGCATGAGAATGCTGTTATTCCTTATCTTCTACTATCGTCACACTACAAGACTGCGATTAACTCCCATATCATAGGTTCTATATTGTCACAGCAACAAGTGGCACTAGCGCGAACGAAGTCACTACGTAACATTGGAATAGTGTTGGACGTCATAAGAAAATGTAAGGTTAGGGCTTCAAGGCTAAGGTCAGCACTTGTGTCGAGGTTAGCAAATCAACGACATTTCAATGAACTGTGCTCCAGGGAAGGCAACAAGACCACACTTATTCTCTCATTCAGTCATATAATCATGGGAACGGTTAAGTTGAATAAAGCTCCCAAATCTACAGAAACCATGCCAGTGTTCTATAATATACTAAAGTATCTCCTAGAACACCCTGAGCTCCATGATGAGGACCATATAGACCCCGATGTACTACAAGGGTCACTCAACAATGTCAGGCTCCTAGTCACTTACATTGGATACGATCACTTAAAGCAGTGGTTTAGATCTACTGAAATCAGTGCCATTGAATCCTTACTTGCGAAGGCGCGTCTGGATTATTGCAAAGATTTCCGTACAAGTGACTTGCATAAGCAGGTTGCCGATGTACTATCTACTTTAGGCATCGAATGCGATCAAGAGGTTACCATAGGATCACACATATGTGACTTGGTACTGAAAAAGCGCCGCATTGTCATAGAAATTGATGGACCGTATCACTTCAATACCACACTGAACTCCAG CTTGAACTCAATTTTAAATCGACATGTAGATGACTACAGACTGACATATACATACAACTCGAGGattaaaatgtatatgttacgTCAGGGAGGCTATAAAGTTATACATATACCATATTTCATGTGGCCCTCCGGAAAGCAAGAACAGATGGTTTACGCTAAAAGGTGTATATCGCGTTTGAATCCTACTTGCGTTTCCTGA
- a CDS encoding Myb-like DNA-binding domain family protein — protein MGVRKTDIDGYRVGPFTVEEEVILRNAVSEYLGNLKGKEREEACRKLTEARSGAASDAVTIGRQVLPDRHPRSIYYYIRRRILPRKVGRWDAEEVYILLKHYFDHENVQTESNRRDWRPVSTAIKRLPEQVFDKWKELSPDIDFYRPLFSDPKLSKSDVINRIASTLHPRDGSHNASMSPKESQLREDHTMLFRIHVHEHIRDLIAQGVINSPVVHNVPWMMISQSFKGYSASYIRLQWTTVILPMALKEWMPEFSDLVIGRAAVYLLYKHKIFHERLRTVDFSNWFPQLPNLYVSSCVRLLLNDCVKRFKSGTFQNIDVYYNKALVNMELHKSKLNHYDIYSQNTATESLLELAQSNESLTSEVNVMSVPITLTQKRRLKMAYNEFKVKEYINSDVEVLSRIRCDWLPPLKNCSNDRK, from the exons ATGGGAGTCAGAAAAACTGATATCGATGGCTATCGCGTG GGCCCGTTTActgttgaagaagaagTGATTTTGCGAAATGCGGTTAGTGAGTACCTTGGCAATTTGAAGGGTAAAGAGCGTGAAGAAGCTTGTCGGAAGCTCACTGAAGCTCGAAGCGGTGCAGCATCAGATGCAGTTACGATTGGTCGCCAAGTACTCCCAGACCGACACCCACGATCAATTTACTACTACATTCGTCGGCGTATATTGCCTCGGAAAGTAGGCAGATGGGATGCTGAGGAggtttatatattgcttAAACATTACTTTGATCACGAAAATGTGCAAACGGAATCGAACCGGCGTGATTGGCGTCCTGTCTCCACGGCTATTAAGCGTTTACCCGAGCAGGTGTTTGACAAGTGGAAGGAACTGTCACCGGACATAGATTTCTACAGGCCTCTATTTAGTGACCCGAAATTATCCAAAAGTGATGTTATCAACAGAATAGCATCTACTTTGCATCCGAGGGATGGGAGCCACAACGCGTCAATGTCCCCAAAAGAATCCCAATTACGTGAGGACCATACAATGCTTTTTAGAATACATGTTCATGAACACATTCGAGACTTAATAGCACAGGGAGTTATAAATTCACCGGTTGTCCACAACGTACCCTGGATGATGATAAGTCAGTCGTTCAAAGGCTACTCAGCATCGTACATTCGGCTGCAGTGGACTACTGTAATATTGCCTATGGCACTAAAGGAATGGATGCCAGAATTTAGTGACTTGGTTATTGGTCGAGCTGCAGTGTACCTGCTATACAAACATAAAATATTCCATGAGCGGCTCCGAACTGTTGACTTTAGTAATTGGTTCCCTCAGCTACCGAACCTATACGTTTCATCATGCGTGCGACTATTACTCAATGATTGTGTTAAAAGGTTCAAAAGCGGTACTTTCCAGAATATCGACGTGTATTACAATAAGGCACTAGTTAACATGGAGTTGCACAAAAGCAAGTTAAACCACTATGACATTTACAGTCAAAATACGGCAACTGAATCGCTGTTGGAACTGGCCCAAAGCAATGAATCACTAACCAGTGAAGTCAACGTTATGAGCGTTCCAATCACACTTACACAGAAACGCCGTCTTAAGATGGCATATAATGAGTTTAAGGTAAAGGAATATATTAACTCTGATGTTGAAGTGCTATCGAGAATACGATGCGATTGGCTTCCACCATTAAAAAATTGCTCTAATGATAGGAAGTAG
- a CDS encoding RNA recognition motif domain containing protein — translation MEDTVDEKSNIIYVGNLPKALNESNIRKYFEQFGTVKKIRLMKSKKTGNSRGYCFLQFESNEIAKIAAEAMNNYFIDGRVLKVEVKEITPILRRIFRKGAPILSRDEQKQLHVARNEESLKSSEKVLQNILENGKSTGTRLIEGADEVRARLKAAIVNMEEKQEKLGTDIYAASIKKYKKALSLLKP, via the exons ATGGAAGACACTGTGGATGAGAAGAgcaatattatatatgtcgGCAATTTGCCGAAGGCTCTTAATGAAAGTAATATTCGCAAATATTTTGAGCAGTTTGGTACGGTGAAAAAAATTCGtttgatgaaatcaaaAAAG ACTGGTAATTCCAGGGGATATTGTTTTTTGCAATTTGAGAGCAATGAAATCGCAAAGATAGCTGCTGAAGCTATGAACAATTACTTTATTGACGGCCGTGTGTTAAAGGTTGAAGTAAAGGAGATCACACCTATTTTACGTAGAATATTTAGGAAGGGGGCGCCTATTCTTTCACGTGATGAGCAAAAGCAGCTTCATGTAGCTCGTAACGAGGAATCCCTCAAATCCTCTGAGAAGGTTTTACAGAATATACTTGAGAATGGTAAATCCACAGGCACTCGGTTGATAGAGGGTGCTGATGAGGTCAGAGCTCGTCTTAAGGCTGCCATAGTTAATATGGAGGAGAAGCAGGAAAAGCTCGGTACGGATATTTACGCTGCTAGTATCAAAAAGTACAAGAAAGCACTATCCTTATTAAAACCTTGA
- a CDS encoding AAR2 family protein, with product MELDDDCQTPGDVNLTACLVLNQRVDEILGFDFVTFPSSNEVVGVVNLTPGCHFVYVKEGNSNDEFDRRLGEFVYIYKDTCTVLKRSKFDHGPLFEILSEEESRNYHNGIVAGHFHGKLSRIPEGLQQLWFNMTEYITEGVINKLRPIRSTKSDTATADVMINEDSQVKTISNAEDNIGGSSTASSKDGVFVNEDSRTSESYDSGEPLNNPVDNRRNEKPSALSGEAGIAAACRIAPSDSEDTVEDYVAIANRYKEIKSLRGMFCETFGAGSAGASESIHGSDSHVDSENIPSINTVVNPDNTTTSKNTTNRGRHEDLMHWEPPVDQCTIYYSDLQKINRKLHRHKRLPPSRISALHIDTSHIIDSVVLHHMGHDIIGSSKTNVDSLDESCQPSRYGLFLGEYQYAFCVFLLNYHYASFEHWKSMFRILCNAETFLIENVDVGEKVLNIIKHQLESFESDLYDPGNFFAYHLGALTEIIVDNPEALSSLLPSLQDIRTSFKLKFGISLDDARLLQVVTDNSSP from the exons ATGGAGCTAGATGATGATTGTCAGACTCCTGGTGATGTAAACTTGACGGCCTGTTTAGTTTTGAATCAACGTGTTGACGAGATTCTAGGTTTTGATTTCGTTACATTTCCTAGTTCAAATGAAGTTGTTGGTGTCGTTAACTTGACTCCAGGATGTCattttgtttatgttaAGGAAGGCAATTCTAACG ATGAGTTTGATCGTCGTTTGGGTGAATTcgtttatatttacaagGATACATGTACAGTTCTGAAGCGATCTAAATTTGACCATGGGCCTCTGTTTGAGATTTTATCTGAGGAGGAATCTCGTAATTATCACAATGGTATCGTTGCTGGCCACTTTCACGGTAAACTTTCCCGTATTCCAGAAGGTCTGCAGCAGTTGTGGTTTAACATGACTGAATATATTACCGAAGGTGTAATAAACAAGTTAAGACCAATTAGATCTACTAAATCAGATACTGCGACGGCAGATGTGATGATAAATGAAGATTCTCAAGTTAAAACAATATCAAATGCCGAGGACAATATCGGAGGTTCATCTACTGCGTCGTCTAAGGACGGTGTTTTTGTTAATGAAGATAGCAGGACTTCGGAATCGTACGATAGTGGTGAACCATTAAATAACCCAGTAGACAATAGACGTAACGAAAAGCCCAGTGCATTATCAGGAGAAGCTGGTATTGCAGCAGCTTGTCGAATTGCTCCCTCTGATTCAGAAGATACTGTAGAGGATTATGTAGCTATCGCAAATCGTTATAAAGAAATTAAGTCTCTCCGAGGCATgttttgtgaaacttttggTGCTGGTAGTGCAGGCGCATCGGAATCCATACATGGGTCTGATAGCCATGTTGATTCTGAAAATATCCCATCAATAAACACCGTGGTTAACCCAGATAATACTACGACATCCAAGAATACAACTAATAGGGGACGTCATGAGGACTTGATGCACTGGGAACCACCTGTTGATCAATGTACAATATACTATTCTGACCTTCAGAAGATTAACCGCAAGCTGCATCGTCATAAACGGCTACCGCCCTCTAGAATATCGGCATTACATATTGACACATCGCATATCATAGACTCCGTCGTGTTACACCACATGGGCCATGACATCATTGGATCTAGTAAGACAAATGTAGATAGCCTTGATGAATCCTGTCAACCATCTAGATATGGTTTATTTCTCGGGGAATACCAGTATGCTTTCTGTGTCTTCCTTTTGAATTATCATTATGCATCATTTGAACATTGGAAGTCAATGTTCCGAATACTCTGCAATGCGGAGACTTTTCTGATAGAAAACGTCGACGTTGGTGAGAAGGTGTTGAACATTATCAAACATCAGCTGGAGAGTTTTGAATCTGATTTATACGATCCAGGCAACTTTTTTGCGTACCACTTGGGAGCATTGACTGAGATTATAGTTGATAATCCTGAAGCGTTGTCAAGTTTATTACCAAGTCTACAGGATATTAGGACGAGTTTTAAATTGAAGTTCGGTATATCTTTGGATGATGCCCGTTTACTACAAGTCGTGACCGACAATAGTTCTCCGTAG